A region of the Leptospira inadai serovar Lyme str. 10 genome:
ATGAGATGGCAAACTTCCCCAGTAGTGCGCTGCTTTCCAAAGTGAAAGAGAAATTAGAAATCAATTACGGTTTATATACATCCCTCGAAAGCGGAGACGATAAAGACGAAGTGGCATTCGAGTTAGTGGAATCCACCGCCAGAACCGTCATCGGACTCCTGCTTGAAAGAGGCGCGAATCGACTTTCCGGAAAACAAAAGGAAACTCGGCTAGTTTTAGCAACGGGTTATAATCTGGATAGCATGGCGATCTTGGAAAGCAACCGGATTCGGATTCAAAATAAAAAGCGATAAGGATCAGCGATTTATTTCGACTCTCCCCTGTTTCGCGAGATTCGTTTTTTACGACCCGATGCGTCAGCGTCAAATAGAAAAACAGGGATTTGTCGAGTTACATCCGATCTAAACCTCAAAGAGGAAGCTAGATCGGAAGAAAGAATTCAAAACGTGATCTTAGACGACAACCGGAAATCGAACTATCGCTTCCGGTGTTTAAGTCTAAGCTTCTTTTTTCAGAATTTTTGGTATTCTATCCCGTACAGTAGAAGAACCTAATTCTTGAATTTTATCGGACTCGATTATGATAGTACCTTTTAGATCCGCCCAGGCGGCGTTTAACATCGCCTTAGCGACTACCGATCCTTCTATCGAACGGTATTTCCTAAAAGGTCCGATTAAAATCGGATTTAAGAACATTGCGAGTATCGCCCCGATTTTTTCTCCTATTCTAAATTCCTTACGATCGCCTTCCAAGAGAGAAGGTCGAAAAATACCCAAATATTCGAATCCTAACCGGGAAATTTCCCCTTCCACCTCTCCTTTTACTTTATTATAAAATACGATGGACTTCGAATCGGCGCCTAAGGAGCTAATCAGGGAAAATCCCCTCACACCGTTAGATTTAGCCGCCTTGGCAAAGGAAATCGCATAGTCAAAGTCCACTTTTCGAAAATTCTCTCGAGTTCCGGCTTGCTGAATCGTCGTACCTAAGGCGGAGAATGCATCGGTAATGCCTTTCGGAAGATCGGGAAAACGATTCCAGTCCACTAGTATCGGCTCCAGCTTGGGATGCGACCAAGATAAGGGTTTACGAACTATCACATAGACCTTGTCCCAATCGGCATCCAGCAAAAGTTCCCGTACCAATTGACCACCGACTAAACCGGTTCCGCCGGCGACGACCGCGATTCGATGTTTCATATTCCACCCCGATGTACGGAAAAGATGCTCCTACGGAGCCTTTTATCGTCCAGATATTTCTAACACTTTAAAAGCCGCTTAGACCCGATAAAATCTCTCAAGTGTCTTTTTTTCTTCTCCCGAAAGCAAAGTACGCCACTCTCTTTCTTCTAAATCTTCCTACCCGAAACCTGATAAAGAATTGATACCTCTGCCGGATAAATTATGCTCCGGTCATGTCGTATCCAGCTTATCTACCTAAATTCTTCTGCAAAATTCTTGAAACGACTGACCGAAGTAAAATGAATGAATCCTGGAGAAAGGTGGTCGAGAATGAGGAAAAGATCGGGGCCTACGTGTCCAACGGATTTAGATATATTCTGCTTTTATTCTTTGCCTTTCAACTTCTAGCGAATTTGCACACGGGAAACCCTTGGATTAACGGTATCGGTATCGGTCTATTTGCCGCCATAACTATCGGACATAGTGTCGTAATTCGGACCTGCCCTCGCTGGGCGATTTCCGTTTATTCTTACATCGCTCTCGTATCGGATTTTGCGATCATATCCGGCGTATTGATTTCTTACACTTTCTTGGCGAGTCCGGACAATCTAGGTTTCGCTTTAAAAAATCCGATCCAAACCTACTTCTTTTTCCCCCTCGCATTTTCACTCGTGCAATTCAGATTACGCTTGGTTCTTCTCAGTGTAATTCTTTATTATACGTTCTATTTCGGCTTTTTTGCATATGCGGAATTCGTGGGTAAAATCACATACGCGACCGATTGGAAGGATTACGTGATGGGACCGAATCTTCTTTTAGGGGATGCCTTCGCCGGGCGCCCGTTAGCCTATCTAATCCTGGCTTTCTTCTTTTGTTTCGGAATATTAAGAACGTTGATTATGATTCGAAGGATCGGAGATGCGGAAGCTCAGAGAAGCTTACTTTCCAGGTATTTTTCGCCCGGGATGGTTACCGAGATGATGGCTAATCCGGAAGTACTCACCGGCAGGAGACAGACTGCAACGATTCTATTTACCGATATTCGGAACTTTACGGCTCTTTCGGAAAACATGGATCCTGTCGAGCTCGGTAAATTTCTTTCTTCGATCCGTGAAATATTGACGGAATGTGTTTTTGAATTCGGAGGCACCTTGGATAAATACATAGGAGACGCGGTCATGGCTACATTCGGAACCCCGTATCCTTCCGATGATCCCGCCGCCGACGCAATCAAGGCTCTTAGTTGCGGGAAGCGGATGTTAGAGCGCTTGGGTGAGTTTAATACTAGGCGTATAGCGAACGGACATCCGCCGGTAAACATCGGTATCGGGATTCATACGGGTGAAGTATTTTCGGGAAATATAGAAACGAGCCAAAGAGCCGAATTTACCGTTATCGGAGACGCCGTAAATACCGCCTCGCGAATCGAATCCTTAACCAAGAATTTTGGGAAGGAATTTTTAGTTTCGGAGGAAACCTGGAAACTCGCCGGAGCGAATTTTAACGGAGAAACACTTCCTCCGATTCAGGTGAAAGGAAGAGAAAAATTAGTTACTGTTATCGCAGTAGGACTATGATCGATGTTATCCTCCCAGGAAATTCAGTTTAGAAAACCGAAAGGACTCAGCCAGTTCTTCCTAGTAACGGATATAGGATTTATTTTATACTGGGGAATCACCTCAATAAAAATCATCCCGGATGAATTTTTATTTAAAGATTATAGCGACCCGATTTTATCCGCTTGGAACTGGTCCTTCCTTCCATTGGATCTTTTCATCTCTTTTACGGGATTAACAAGTTTATACTTGTTTAATAAGCGAATTTCAGCTTGGAAAAATTTTGCGATCCTGTCCTTGGGGTTCACGATCGCATCCGGAATTCAGGCGATTTCGTTTTGGATCATCCGCGAAGACGTTTCACTTTTATGGTGGGCACCCAATCTATATTTAATTTTCTATCCTTTGTTCTACGTCCGATTCTTATTAAAAAATTGATTCTCGGCAGTACAGAAGACAGAGGACTGAGGACAGACGCGTTCGCTTTGCTCACGCTAGACAGAAGCTGCTCGAAGTTGGGAAGGCAGCTGTGGTAGAGGACCGATTTACTATAACGTAAGAATCTTTCTGTAGAGCAAGGAAGCTCGGCTCACCAATGCTCTGTCCTCTGCAGAAGACAGAGGTCAGAAGACGGAAGACAGTAGCTGCTAGACGTTGGAAAAGTAATAGAGGTAGAGGAAAGATCCAATATAACACGAGAATCTTCCTCTAGAACGTGGGAGTTCCAACATAATTCGTTTTTAAAAAAATTCTTGTCAGGGTATAGGAATAATTTTCTGTCCTCTGTCCTCTGTCCTCTGTAAGATGAAACTTTCGAAGGACCTATTTCACTCCGGCCTTTTGCAATTCTTTCCCCAATTGGCCGGTTATAGTGCAGAAGAACATTCGCCAATCACTTAAAAAAGATTTTATAGGATACGTAAACGTTGCCGGGCGGTTCTTCTCTATAAAGAAATGTCCGATCCAAGCAAATAAATAACCGCTGAATAGCGCTCCGAGTAAATACCAAGGATTTAAAAACGCTACCGCAGATATGATCCATCCCAGCGCGATAGAGGTACCGATGAAGTGCAGGACACGATTCAATTTATTGGAATGCTCTCTTAAATAGAAAGGCCAAAATTCCCCGAGCGTAGTATAATTCGTTTCTTGAGACATGTAATACTCCAATTCGCAGGATACTCTTAATTCGATCTCTTCGCAACCTTAAATCGACCTCGAATTCGCGATATAGATCATTTGTTATAAAAAGAGAATTGCGAGAAATCGGATCTAACGAACCGATCGATTCCGAGCAAGATTCCGGATTAAACTAGAATCCTAGGACGCAAACTGAGCCTTTCTTAAGACAGTATGCGCTCGGACCTCCCCTTCAATCGGAGGCTCCGAAACTCCCAGCGCTCGTATTCTGATTCAATTCGAAAATGGTCGGAAAGAATCGGTTCGTCTCTTCCCGCCGTTGATTCATTTGAATCGGAATTCACTTCCGGAATAGAATGATAAAACCCGTCGTTCCTAACTCCCTTTGCAAGATTTAAAGTCTTTTCCCTCCCCTCCTCGATTTCACTAGAGGATGGGGTCGGGAAATTTCTTTGCAAGTGCGCAGAATCCATCCGTGATTCCAAGGATTCTATAGTCTCAATTTCTTCCAGAGAGCGACTGTACCGTTCTCAAACTTTTTATTGGCATCTTTTATCCCGATTCGATTTTTTTTCGAAAAATAAGGCTTGTTCCCAACTTCTTTGCCGGATTTAAATTAAAAATAGAGCGGCTCAAGAACACAAAAAGAGACATAGAATCGGACCTTTGCAGGGCTGATTCTTTCTATCCGGCCAGTAAATCCCGATAGGAATTCTTCTATGAAAGCAGCCAGAATCAGGAATTTAAGCCCTTACGGTCATTTTAAGACAAAAATTAGCACTCTCTATCTGAAAGTGCTTGACGATTTTCGGCTTCCTAGTTTTTTCTAAAAGGAAGGCCAAGCACTCTAATAATCAAAGTGCTAAGGAATTATTTTAAATCTCAAAGGAGAAAAAGTCTATGGCGATTAAACCACTAGGCGACCGCGTGCTAGTCGAACCGAAACAAGAAGCCGAAGAAAAAATCGGTAGCATCTTTGTTCCCGACACCGCGAAAGAAAAGCCCCAAGAAGGAAAAGTAATCGAGGTTGGAAGCGGTCGTTACGAAGACGGCAAGCTCGTACCTCTAGAAGTTAAATCCGGAGACGTAGTTTTATACGGCAAGTACTCCGGAACCGAAATCAAATCCGAAGGCAAAGAATACCTTATCATTCGCGAAAGCGATATTCTTGCCGTCGTGAAGAAGTAATCCTTAGGAGGAAATTAAAATGGCTAAAATTATCGAATACGACGAAACAGCGAGACGCAAACTCCTAGAGGGAGTCAACAAATTAGCGAATGCGGTGAAAGTGACTCTCGGACCGAAAGGCCGTAACGTAGTCATCGACAAAAAGTTCGGCTCACCCACCATCACGAAAGACGGTGTTACTGTAGCTAAAGAAATCGAATTGGAAGATTCGATCGAGAATATGGGCGCTCAAATGGTTAAGGAAGTATCCACCAAAACCAACGACGTTGCCGGAGACGGAACCACCACTGCAACGATTCTTGCCCAATCCATCATCAACGAAGGATTGAAGAACGTTACCGCAGGCGCAAACCCGATGGCTCTCAAGCACGGAATCGACAAAGCCGTATCGGCAGCCGTGGAAAGTATCAAAAAACGTTCCGTAAAAATCGAAAATAAAAAAGATATCGCGAACGTTGCAACCATTTCCGCCAATAACGACAAGGAAATCGGAAATCTAATCGCGGACGCAATGGACAAAGTCGGCAAAGACGGAGTCATTACGGTAGAAGAGGCAAAATCCATCGAAACGACTCTCGACGTAGTCGAAGGTATGCAATTCGATCGTGGATACATTTCTCCGTACATGGTAACCGATCCCGAAGCGATGATCGCGACTCTAAACGATCCCTACATTCTCATCTATGATAAAAAGATCGCGTCCATGAGAGATCTTCTTCCGGTTTTGGAAAAAGTAGCTCAAGCAGGACGTCCTCTTGTAATCATTTCGGAAGAAGTGGAAGGAGAAGCTCTCGCAACGATAGTCGTAAACACTCTCCGTAAAACGATTTCCTGCGTCGCGGTAAAAGCACCCGGATTCGGCGATCGTCGTAAAGCGATGTTGGAAGATATCGCTATTCTTACCGGCGGACAAGTGATTTCCGAAGATCTCGGAATGAAACTGGAAAACGCTACCGTTCAACAACTCGGACGCGCGAAAAAAGTCATCGTGGATAAGGAAAATACCACCATCATCGAAGGACAAGGCGCTTCCAAAGACATCCAAGGTCGCGTAGGACAAATCAAAAAACAAATCGAAGACACTACTTCGGAGTACGATCGCGAAAAACTGCAAGAGCGCCTTGCGAAACTCGCAGGCGGGGTTGCGGTCATTCACGTTGGTGCAGCTACCGAAGTCGAAATGAAAGAGAAAAAGCATCGCGTCGAAGACGCTCTTTCTGCTACTCGTGCAGCAGTGGAAGAAGGCATCGTTCCAGGCGGCGGTTTGACTCTTCTGAAAGCTCAAGAAGCGGTAGCTTTACTCAAACTGGAAGGCGACGAAGCGACCGGAGCAAAAATCATCTTCCGCGCTTTGGAAGAGCCGATTAGAATGATCACTTCTAACGCAGGTTTGGAAGGATCGGTCATCGTCGAACAAGCCAAAACTAAGAAAGGAAACGAAGGCTTCAACGCTCTGACTATGGTTTGGGAAGATTTACTCCAGGCCGGAGTCGTCGACCCTGCAAAAGTAGTCCGCTTTGCTCTGCAAAACGCTGCATCCATCGGTTCTATGATCCTAACTACCGAAGTTACGATCACCGACAAACCGGAAAAAGACGGCGGCGCACCACCGATGGGTGGAATGGGCGGTATGGGAGGAATGGGCGGCATGATGTAAGCCGACCGTTTCTTTCGAAGCGTCCAAAAGCCGGGGAAGAAATTCCCCGGCTTTTCTTTTTCTAAACGCTTCTAAAGTCGAATCCCGAAAATTCTGCTATAATTCTTACCAGCATTCGTCGTGTTACTATATAAGATTTGTAGAATGGAATATTTGCTGTAATCGGTCTGCAACTCGTATTCCCAATCCCAAAGCAACCCGCCAATACCGGGTAACGCTAAAATTCCCATCGAACGATACCCTCTCTCCGGCCTAGCACGATAATAATATAAACCGGGACCGATGAGCATCGTATCTTCTCCGGTCGAGATCGATTCGCTTCTGTAGTATAGCAGACCCAAGCCGACCATATCGTATCGACCGTTTTTACCCGAGGAAAAATATCCGAGCACGGGCGGAACATACGTGGAGACTTCGTTCCCGTCCCGATGATAATAATACGCGGGAAGGAAATTCGCGATACTTTCCCCCCCTGAACGCTTGAGACGAAGCCACAGGAAATTCGCATCGGAGTAATCCTGAGCGGATTCATATCCTGCGATCAATCCACCCAGAACCGCCCAACGTGTTCGGTTTGCATCATATTCTCCGTGAAACAATCCTAAAAAGACGTTCACGTTTCTCCTTTGAAGCGCCAATTCGCGATTGACGTCCAGTATTCCGGCAAATCCCCAACGATCTATTCTCTTATCGACATACGAATAGGACCCTAATGCGAACCAAAAACTGGACTCAGCGCTAAGTCGACGAATTACGAGGGGGAAAAAACCCCAAGAATCCGAATTGGAACCTTTGATCGAATAGATCGGACCGAAAATGAATCGGGAACGACCCGACTCGGAATCTCGAGCAAGATCGAAAAGTATCGCCAGATTGAAGTGGAAGGAATTTCCGGAAGGCTTAGATTCCCGGTTATAATAAAATAAAGGGAACATATAATTCTTCGTAGAATCGACTTTTCCTTTTTCACTCGTCGATTCCTGTCCGGAAAAGGAGACTAGCGGAAAAACGGAAACGTCCGTCGAACTCTCCCGGTTGTTTTTATAACTATTATAGGAAAGTAATTTAAGAAAGCTGAATTCTTTCGATTCCGCATCCGCCTCGGAGACAAGTCTGTTATAATAGAATCCCAACCAAAAGGCAGTGGTCTCCTTTTGAGAAGCGGAAGTATACAATGTCGGAAAGGGTAGCAAAAAGAAATTCCTGCTACTTTCCTCCCGAGCATCGCCGCCCTTTCCGATCGTAGAGAAAATACCGATCGGACTCACCGAGAGAGAATCCCATGACCCGGAAGTTTGGTCGGTTCTTTCAAAATAAAACGGCAGTCCCCAAATCGTTCTGCTTTTTACTCCTGCAATATTCGTTTCGCTGTCCGAATAAAACGGATACAATGCAAAGGAGGATTCCCGCGGTGACTTTGTCCTATTTCCGAACAAAAGAATATTCAACGAATACGAATCCGGTTTCGAATCGTATCTGAATAGAATCGGAACCGTGGTCTTACTGTGAATGACCACCTCCTTCTCCCTCTCGACTTCGGAAAAGTAAAACGGAAAAATCGACAGGGATTCCCTCTGCCCGGTAACGGAACTGGACATTTCGGACGAAACTAATCCGAACAGAGTCCAATAAGATCTATCCTTAGTTTCGTTGGAATAATATCCTAAAACGAATCGAGTCGCTTCGAATGAATCTTTATAGAAATACAGGGCCAGTGGAAATACGATATCCTTCCTTACGGATTCCTTTTCGGACAAATAGGATTCCCTATAGCGATAGTAGATCGGAGTCAGCATTTCGGAAGTCGAGGAAGAGCCGTCTTTCTGAAGATAACGGCTCGAGCTGAACAAAAGTGGAATCAGAGTTTTCGATCTAACGTAGTCGTTCGATTCGGCGGTATCGGAAAAGTAGAACGGAAATAAATTAGTTTTCGAAAACGTCGCAAATTGGGTTTTTACGGCGGAGGTGGAAAATACTCCCAACACATTCGTATACGTAGACCTAGGGTCCGAAGAGGAATAATAGGCAAGGAAGAAAAAGCGGCTCGAATCTCCGTTTCTTTTATAATAAAGTCCTAATGGAATCAAAAAATCGATTTTCGTCGTCTTTTCCTTCGGTTCGCCGGGAGCCTTGGAACGATTGTAATAATAAAGAGGAAAGAGAAAACTAGTCTCGGAACCGCCTGAAATATCGCTGAAGGAACTGTAGTAAGACAATAGAGTCAGAACCTTGGAAGAGTAATTTCCGCCCGCCCCGCCTTCGATAGAATCGTATTTACGATAATAGAACGGGACAAAAAGTTGATATCCTTCCCGCTCTTGATTACCCAAAACCGAAGACGTCTTAGTATCTCTCGAATGAAAAAGAGGCAAAAGAATCGAGTGAAAGTCGGAAATTTCGGCCTGAGAGGAAATTTCCTTTTTATTATAATATAATATACTTATGGTACGATCCGAATTCGGAGACGAATCGTGGACGACCAAGGGAAATATCCGGAACCCCCAAGAATTCGGAGAATGGTAGGTTCGAAAGAAAGGCCAGAGCACCGAGTAATCCTTGGTATCCCCTTTTTTACCTCTTTGGAATCCGAAAATCATCCAAGCTTCTTGAAAATCGGCGGCATCGTCCTGCCTGGCATAGAACGGAAAATAAACGTTATACTCTTGGTCCCCGATTTTACTTTTGAAAATCGGCGGCAAAAGCCAAATCGTAACCTTGTCCTTGGTCTCCTCCGACCAAGAATACCAAGCGAGAGGTAAAAGTCGGAAATGCCTTCGATCATCTCCTTTCTCGTAGCTTAAAATCCCGAATAGGGTGCTGAATCCGAAAAAAGATTTGGACGCATCGCGGGAAAGCGTTTTGTATTTTCTAAGTCCGTCTTCATTCGCGTCCGGAACCGGACCGGAGCTAACCGGGAACTTCTTGGTGTTTTGCGGATCGGTAGGAACATTCCCGTTTTCGGCGAACGAATTCTCCCGCTTTCTCTTCCACCATAAAATCGAGTCTTTAGAAATGGATTCCCGGTAAGATACTCTTATCAAGTTGTAAAACCAGGCAAAATCCGTGTCCAGATACAGTTCTTTTTCTGTCATTCCGATCGAGGCAGAGGCGGATCCCTGAAATGTTCCAAGAGACTTAGAAGAAGAAAAGCCTGCTATATTCAGATCAAGAGATTTGTCCTCTTCCTCATATTTCAAATAAAAAGGCAGAAAGACGGACGCCTTGCTCCTAGGAGTGTCCCAGAAATAGTAAATCGGTAGGAGAAATTGGGAACTTTCTTTTGCGACCCGATCTTCCTTGGAAAAGTACAGTACTGCCCAGGTTCGATCCAACTCCGGCGATCGCTTTACGTAATGAAAAATACCGAACGAAGAGTAATCGTTTTCTTCGTACCCGAATCGAAAGAAGAATGGAACGAAAACTCGAAAAACGTTTTTATTATGGTAATAAAGAGGAAACGCATATCCGTATCTTTGATTACCGGAACCGTCAAAGCCTCTGCCGCCTAAACCCAAAATATTCCAGTAGGATCCCGACTCGGAGTTCCCGGAAAAGAAGATCGGGTAAACCCGTAAACTCGATTCCTTCTCGCTATCTCTTATTTCCAGCGGACCGAACAAGGAATACGAACCCTTTACATCTCTATTTCTGAAAAAGAGCGGAAAAAGATAGGAATAGGAGACGTCTCCTTCCTTCCAGTTTCCGAGGATCCCGGCGAAATTCCAGTAGGAACCGATTTGCCATTTCCCCGAATAGAAAAGCGGGTAAATTCGAAAGGAAGATTCGAGATGGTTGCTTTCCAATTCGACGGGGCCGTACAAACCGTAAGACCTGGAAGCGGATTCCGACTTCAGAAAGAAAGGGAACAAATAGGAATACGTATCATTTCCCTCTTTTCCCTTTCCCGCTAATCCGGCAAAATTCCAATAGGAACCCGTAGGAGACGATCCTGAAAAATACGCAGGATAGATTCGAAACGTCGAATTCGGTCCGTTACGAGACGTTTCGATAGGGCCGTATAAATCGTACGAACTTTGCGCCGATTTTGTCCGAAGAAAAAAAGGAAACGCATACGAGTAAGCGTTTCCCCCATCCTTCCCTGCTCCGAATAAACCTGCGAAGTTCCAATACGATCCCGAAGAAGAGACCCCGGAATAATAAAGAGGGTACACTCTAAACGAAGAATTCCGATCGACCGAGGAAAATTCGACGGGTCCATATAGACTGTACGATGCCTGGGGGGAGGAAGTCTTTACGAAGAACGGAAAGGCATACGCATACCGGTCCGGACCGTCTTCTCCTTTCCCGAATAACCCTGCAAAATTCCAATAGGAGGTCCCCGGAGAATTACCCGAATAGTAAAACGGATAAATCCGGAAGGAGGAAGATGATCCACGTTTCGAAAATTCCACGGGACCGAATAGCGAGTACGATTCATGATTCGATTCCGTTGTAAGAAAAAAAGGAAACACATAGAAATATTTTTCCGGACCGTTTTCCCCTTTTCCGGCGATTCCCGAAAAATTCCAGTACGATCCTTGGGGAGACGTACCCGAGAAATAAACGGGAAGGAAGGTAAAATAAGAATTTTTTTCGTAAAACAGAAGCGGAAAAAGGTAGGCTCCCTTTAAAGAATCGTCCGGATCGGTATACCATCCGCTTAAATACAGTAAATTCGTTCTGGTTCCGGAATCTTTAGCATAACCTCTAAAGAAAATAGGAGTGTACCAATTGGATTTGAGGACTTCTCCGTTCTGCTCGGAAGTTACTTTAAATGATAGTAATAAAGGAATTCCTGTTACTTCTTTCTTTTCAGGCTGTCCGAAAAGAGCGTTCTCCGACCAGGCTCGTAAATAGAACGGAGATAAAAAAATCCCTTCCGTCCCGTCTTTCCTGGACTCGTAGGAAAAAAGAGGCAATAAAGTTAAATGAGATTTTGCTTTTCCCGAGCCCCAGTATACTAAAGGCAAAAGGGCTCCATAATCGGAATCTTGATCCCTTCCTTTGTGAAAAATCAGAAAATGAGTCCAACTCGAACTCTCCGTAGTTTCTTTAAAGAAAAGAAGCGGAAGCATATACTGAAAGGAGTTTTTCCCTCCATTCGCAAACTCACGATTCCCCGTGCCGGCCAAAGGAAGAAACGAAGGAAATCTATATGTTTCCTTTTTATAATTCGTGTTTTGTTCGTAGGAATAATAATGCAACAGAGAGAAGTTAAAACTCTCCTTAATTTGACCCTGGTCCACTTTTTGACTGAAATAAAAAGGAAAGGACCAAGATTGATAGGACGGGGAATTCTTATCTTTGAGATAATAATAGAACGGGTAAACCGTATATTCTTTGAACTTCGGGTAGTCGGTATAGCTTACGGCAAAGAAAGCATCCCACGAAAAATGATCCTGCCAGGATTCCACTTTCATGATGATCGCGCGGACAGGATATTTTTCCTCCTTTTCACTTCCGTAAATCGGTTTTCGTTCGCTAGTCAACTCGTCGAAAAAATCCTTAGGTTGCGCTTCCAAAATCGAAGTGGAAACTAGTTGGAAGGAAATAAGAACGAAGCAGAATTTAACCGGTAAATTTAAAAAAAGTTTCATACGGCTTAGTCTTCGACGATTTCAATGAGTTTCCTTTTACCCTTCTCACCGTGAACTAATCGCACGCATCGTCGGGAAACTCCGAATTCTTCGGCGATCGCTGCAAGAACCGCATCGTTTGCCTTTCCCTCGATCGCAGGCTCCCGGACGGCAACGATCCAAGTCAGATCTTCCCCTTTTTTGACAAAGGGCTTTTTAGAATTCGGTTTGACCCTTACTTCGATACGCATCTGGAACAAATTTCGAAACGAACTCTAACGTTTTTTTCGAAATTTACCAGCGATTAATCTTATCTCATCGATACCTAAAACCAGACAGGTTCCCAGAAAAATTCCTGCGGAAAAGAGAACCGCGATCAAAACGGAAACTCTCGAGGAATTTGCGTATCCCAGACCTTCCGATTGCAAAAGGAATAATAGGGAATCATGCAAGAAATATCTGTACAAAATCAAAATAAGGCTCATTAAAATCAAGGGAACCGAAAGACGTAGCGTCTTTCGAACAAAACCTCGCCATGGGAAAACGATTCCGTGCTTCGTAAGACTTCTGGATAAAAAGAGCCAAGTGGAAATCGAAGTCACTGCAGAAGCCAATGCGATCGCCGAATGCTTTAAATAGTAAATCAAAGAAAGATTCAAAAGCAAATTCAACCCTAAGGAAAAAGCCTGAATTTTCAACGGAGTCTTAGTGTCCTGAAACGCATAAAAGGAGGAAATCAGAACTTTGTTCATGCTGTAAAAAGGAACCGCTATCGAATAGAGAATGAGAGGCATCGTGGCGGTTTCCGTCGCGACATGATCCCATCTTCCTCCGTAATAAATCGAATCCAGGATCGGCCCGGCCAGGATTCCCATTCCGAGCGCCGCAGGTACCGTAAGAAACGATGCGAATCCTAAAACCCCGAGCATTTCTCCCGGTACCTCCGAATGTCGGTCTTCCTTCAATGCGGAAAGTAATGCAGGCAACGTAGTCGTAGCCAGGGCCACGCCGATGATTCCGGTCGGAAGTTGAACCAGCCTTTGTGAATAGTCTAAACTTACCACGGCACCCAAACCCGGATTCGCGTTTTGAACCATGTTCGCGAGAAAAATATCCACCAACAAACCAAGCTGATAAAAACCGCCTCCCAGAGCAGCAGGCAGCATCAGCCTAAAAATCTTTTTTATAGCGGGATGTTTGTAGTTCCAAGAAAGTATCGGGCCTTCGCCGTTTTTAGAAACGTACCAAACTTGAACGGATAATTGGATGACGCCGCCGAATATGATGGCAAAGCAAAGTATCCGAACT
Encoded here:
- the murJ gene encoding murein biosynthesis integral membrane protein MurJ, giving the protein MSKAATRSFALSFYTLLSRILGLFRDHFMAVSFGTGMIASAFSVAYRLPNMFRNLLAEGTLSQSFMPLYSDAGKEGEEAARRMSGAVLVFLALILFAFVLLVFSLSPIAIPLLVGGSREYSTLVIELTYILFFLIVTASLSSIFMAISNVKNRFFVPSLSPIILNLSYLVVFLCIFPFLESDLLTKVRILCFAIIFGGVIQLSVQVWYVSKNGEGPILSWNYKHPAIKKIFRLMLPAALGGGFYQLGLLVDIFLANMVQNANPGLGAVVSLDYSQRLVQLPTGIIGVALATTTLPALLSALKEDRHSEVPGEMLGVLGFASFLTVPAALGMGILAGPILDSIYYGGRWDHVATETATMPLILYSIAVPFYSMNKVLISSFYAFQDTKTPLKIQAFSLGLNLLLNLSLIYYLKHSAIALASAVTSISTWLFLSRSLTKHGIVFPWRGFVRKTLRLSVPLILMSLILILYRYFLHDSLLFLLQSEGLGYANSSRVSVLIAVLFSAGIFLGTCLVLGIDEIRLIAGKFRKKR